The Streptomyces laurentii genome contains a region encoding:
- a CDS encoding aminoglycoside phosphotransferase (Aminoglycoside/hydroxyurea antibiotic resistance kinase; pfam04655;~aminoglycoside phosphotransferase [Streptomyces venezuelae ATCC10712];~identified by MetaGeneAnnotator; putative) yields MIEVPAALAASQEKYNGAAGRAFIAALPRRAEEFVERWGLRVTGPSMHGVASLVLPVEVRTEGIAAAVKFQLLDEESEGEPVALRAWGGNGAVRLLAYDDPTGTMLLERADEKRHLSTLTDAREAVRILADVLARLVALPAPAGLRGLGDIAAAMLARTPEAAAGLADPAEAALLRDCASAVREVVGEPGDRLLHWDLHSDNILASAREPWLAIDPKPLAGDPGFDLLPALTSPWDPGPLPDPAETRWRFDLLTERLGLDRARARAWTLGRVLQNGLWDVEDGAAALDPAQVSIARNMLARAG; encoded by the coding sequence ATGATCGAGGTTCCGGCGGCGCTGGCGGCGTCCCAGGAGAAGTACAACGGTGCGGCGGGGCGGGCGTTCATCGCGGCGCTGCCGCGCCGGGCGGAGGAATTCGTCGAGCGGTGGGGGCTGCGGGTGACGGGGCCCTCGATGCACGGGGTGGCGTCGCTGGTGCTGCCCGTGGAAGTACGGACGGAGGGGATCGCGGCGGCGGTCAAGTTCCAGCTGCTCGACGAGGAGAGCGAGGGCGAGCCGGTCGCGTTGCGCGCGTGGGGCGGGAACGGGGCGGTCCGACTTCTGGCATATGACGACCCGACGGGCACCATGCTGCTGGAACGGGCGGACGAGAAGCGGCACTTGTCGACGCTCACGGACGCGCGCGAGGCGGTACGGATCCTCGCGGACGTCCTCGCCCGGCTGGTCGCCCTGCCCGCGCCGGCCGGGCTGCGCGGCCTCGGGGACATCGCCGCGGCGATGCTCGCGCGGACGCCGGAGGCCGCGGCGGGCCTCGCGGACCCGGCGGAGGCGGCGCTGCTGCGGGACTGCGCGTCGGCCGTACGGGAGGTGGTGGGCGAACCGGGCGACCGGCTGCTCCACTGGGACCTGCACTCCGACAACATCCTGGCCTCCGCGCGCGAGCCCTGGCTGGCCATCGACCCCAAGCCGCTGGCCGGCGACCCCGGCTTCGACCTGCTGCCGGCGCTGACGAGCCCGTGGGACCCGGGCCCCCTTCCGGACCCGGCCGAGACCCGGTGGCGTTTCGACCTGCTGACCGAACGCCTCGGTCTGGACCGGGCCCGGGCGCGCGCCTGGACGCTCGGCCGGGTGCTGCAGAACGGGCTCTGGGATGTCGAGGACGGGGCCGCCGCGCTCGACCCGGCGCAGGTGTCCATCGCGCGAAACATGCTGGCCAGGGCGGGGTGA
- a CDS encoding marR family transcriptional regulator (KEGG: sro:Sros_4392 transcriptional regulators-like protein; PFAM: regulatory protein MarR; SMART: regulatory protein MarR;~MarR family transcriptional regulator [Frankia sp. EuI1c];~MarR family; cl17246;~Transcriptional regulators [Transcription]; COG1846;~identified by MetaGeneAnnotator; putative), which produces MSSSPEDKSPAFRGGAAFLLAQLGAHAAQRFAERIAALDLTPAQAGLLRLLAQTPGRSQRELADALGMPPSRFVAFADGLEERGLIERHRNPDDRRLYALDLSDAGREMLARLREAGAAHEQQICQALSPDEHRQLTTLLGRLAEQQGLAPGVHPGYRSVRADRPARKP; this is translated from the coding sequence ATGAGCAGCAGCCCCGAGGACAAGAGCCCCGCGTTCCGCGGCGGCGCGGCCTTCCTGCTGGCCCAGCTGGGAGCCCACGCGGCCCAGCGGTTCGCCGAGCGGATCGCCGCCCTCGACCTGACTCCCGCGCAGGCGGGGCTCCTGCGCCTGCTCGCCCAGACCCCCGGCCGCAGCCAGCGCGAACTCGCCGACGCCCTCGGCATGCCGCCGAGCCGCTTCGTGGCCTTCGCCGACGGCCTGGAGGAACGCGGCCTCATCGAGCGCCACCGGAACCCCGACGACCGGCGCCTGTACGCGCTCGACCTGAGCGACGCCGGCCGGGAGATGCTGGCCCGGCTGCGCGAGGCGGGAGCGGCGCACGAGCAGCAGATCTGCCAGGCGCTCTCCCCCGACGAACACCGGCAGCTGACCACGCTGCTCGGACGCCTGGCCGAACAGCAGGGGCTCGCTCCGGGCGTCCACCCCGGCTATCGGTCGGTACGCGCCGACCGCCCCGCCCGCAAGCCGTAG
- a CDS encoding acetyltransferase (Coenzyme A binding pocket [chemical binding];~N-Acyltransferase superfamily: Various enzymes that characteristically catalyzethe transfer of an acyl group to a substrate; cd04301;~acetyltransferase [Amycolatopsis mediterranei U32];~identified by MetaGeneAnnotator; putative) has product MIRTATPADVPVIHDMICDLAAYEKALHEVRATPEQLREALFGEHPAAFAHIAETDTGEVAGFALWFLNFSTWRGVHGIYLEDLYVRPELRGGGHGKALLTELARICGERGYERLEWSVLNWNALSIAFYESLGARPQDEWTVYRLTDDALASLGAGAGAVA; this is encoded by the coding sequence ATGATCCGTACCGCCACGCCTGCCGACGTCCCCGTCATCCACGACATGATCTGCGATCTCGCCGCGTACGAGAAGGCGCTGCACGAGGTCCGTGCCACGCCGGAACAGCTGCGGGAGGCCCTCTTCGGAGAGCACCCGGCCGCGTTCGCGCACATCGCCGAGACCGACACGGGCGAGGTCGCCGGCTTCGCGCTGTGGTTCCTCAACTTCTCGACCTGGCGTGGGGTGCACGGCATCTACCTGGAGGACCTGTACGTCCGTCCGGAGCTGCGCGGCGGCGGTCACGGCAAGGCGCTGCTGACGGAGCTGGCGCGGATCTGCGGGGAGCGCGGGTACGAGCGGCTGGAGTGGTCGGTCCTGAACTGGAACGCGCTGTCGATCGCCTTCTACGAGTCCCTGGGTGCCCGCCCGCAGGACGAGTGGACGGTCTACCGGCTGACGGACGACGCGCTGGCCTCGCTGGGCGCGGGAGCCGGCGCGGTCGCGTAG
- a CDS encoding hypothetical protein (Hypothetical protein XNR_2426 [Streptomyces albus J1074];~identified by MetaGeneAnnotator; putative), with translation MLDIGYSLSRRFPDPPQTDYRAADVHALRHDLFCGDVYVADTEKDEEVSTAWGWVPVLDFAWALCDIVEQLDRDPRGSRAAQPQYAELDFTESSDRMLFERRFGWVDVEADWMPGDQPPLTFNHAALRREARDFLHDLIADLTDMHEGLADNPAIWDLQARFPRLP, from the coding sequence GTGCTCGACATCGGCTACTCGCTCTCCCGCCGCTTCCCCGACCCTCCGCAGACGGACTACCGCGCCGCGGACGTCCACGCGCTGCGCCACGACCTGTTCTGCGGCGACGTGTACGTCGCGGACACCGAGAAGGACGAGGAAGTATCCACAGCCTGGGGATGGGTGCCGGTACTCGACTTCGCGTGGGCGCTGTGCGACATCGTCGAGCAGCTCGACCGCGACCCGCGCGGCAGCCGCGCCGCCCAGCCGCAGTACGCCGAACTCGACTTCACCGAGTCCTCCGACCGCATGCTGTTCGAACGCCGTTTCGGCTGGGTCGACGTCGAGGCCGACTGGATGCCCGGCGACCAGCCGCCGCTCACCTTCAACCACGCCGCCCTGCGCCGTGAGGCCCGCGACTTCCTGCACGACCTGATCGCCGACCTCACCGACATGCACGAGGGCCTCGCCGACAACCCGGCGATCTGGGACCTCCAGGCCCGCTTCCCCCGCCTTCCCTAG
- a CDS encoding glycine or D-amino acid oxidases (Glycine or D-amino acid oxidases [Streptomyces venezuelae ATCC10712];~Glycine/D-amino acid oxidases (deaminating) [Amino acid transport andmetabolism]; COG0665;~identified by MetaGeneAnnotator; putative;~putative aminophosphonate oxidoreductase; TIGR03329): MSTRSTANGTANGTVNGGISFWYAQEGASAPREPLPGDTTADVCIVGGGYTGLWTAYYLKKAVPFLDITVLEASFCGYGASGRNGGWLYNGIAGRDRYARLHGHDAAVRLQQAMNDTVTEVVDVCAAEGIDADIHRGGVLEVALSPAQLARLRDFHTVEAAFGEKDRELYGARETAARVRVTGAVGSSWTPHGARLHPVKLVKGLAATVEALGVTIHESTPVTEIRPKHAVTPYGTVRAPYVLRCTEGFTASLSGQRRTWLPMNSSMIATEPLTDAQWDSIGWDGLETLGDMAHAYMYAQRTADGRIALGGRGVPYRYGSRTDNDGRTQPQTVDALRDILVRFFPQLAGVGIAHAWSGVLGVPRDWCATVTLDRSTGLGWAGGYVGSGVATTNLAARTLRDLIQQDSGQTGPTELTALPWVNHRVRKWEPEPLRWLGVQTMYAAFRAADRREATSRTTATDRIATVANRLSGR, encoded by the coding sequence ATGAGCACGCGCAGCACGGCCAACGGCACGGCCAACGGCACGGTCAACGGCGGCATATCGTTCTGGTACGCGCAGGAAGGCGCCTCCGCGCCCCGCGAACCGCTGCCCGGCGACACCACCGCCGACGTCTGCATCGTCGGCGGCGGCTACACCGGCCTCTGGACCGCGTACTACCTCAAGAAGGCCGTCCCCTTCCTCGACATCACCGTCCTCGAAGCCTCCTTCTGCGGCTACGGCGCCTCCGGCCGCAACGGCGGCTGGCTCTACAACGGCATCGCCGGCCGCGACCGCTACGCCCGCCTGCACGGCCACGACGCCGCCGTCCGCCTCCAGCAGGCCATGAACGACACCGTCACCGAGGTCGTCGACGTCTGCGCCGCCGAGGGCATCGACGCCGACATCCACCGCGGCGGCGTCCTCGAAGTCGCCCTCTCCCCCGCCCAGCTCGCCCGCCTCCGGGACTTCCACACCGTCGAGGCCGCCTTCGGCGAGAAGGACCGCGAGCTGTACGGCGCCCGCGAGACCGCCGCCCGCGTCCGCGTCACCGGCGCCGTCGGCTCCAGCTGGACCCCGCACGGCGCCCGCCTCCACCCCGTCAAGCTCGTCAAGGGCCTCGCCGCCACCGTCGAAGCGCTCGGCGTCACGATCCACGAGTCCACGCCCGTCACCGAGATCCGCCCGAAGCACGCAGTCACCCCGTACGGCACCGTCCGCGCGCCGTACGTCCTGCGCTGTACCGAGGGCTTCACCGCGTCCCTCTCCGGCCAGCGCCGCACCTGGCTCCCGATGAACTCCTCGATGATCGCCACCGAGCCGCTCACCGACGCCCAGTGGGACTCCATCGGCTGGGACGGCCTGGAGACCCTCGGCGACATGGCCCACGCCTACATGTACGCCCAGCGCACCGCCGACGGCCGCATCGCGCTCGGCGGCCGGGGCGTCCCGTACCGCTACGGCTCGCGCACCGACAACGACGGCCGCACCCAGCCGCAGACCGTCGACGCCCTCCGCGACATCCTGGTCCGCTTCTTCCCGCAGCTCGCGGGCGTCGGCATCGCCCACGCCTGGTCCGGCGTCCTCGGCGTGCCGCGCGACTGGTGCGCCACCGTCACCCTCGACCGCTCCACCGGCCTCGGCTGGGCGGGCGGCTACGTCGGCTCCGGCGTCGCCACCACCAACCTCGCCGCCCGCACCCTGCGCGACCTCATCCAGCAGGACTCCGGACAGACCGGACCGACCGAACTGACCGCCCTGCCCTGGGTGAACCACCGCGTCCGCAAGTGGGAGCCGGAGCCGCTGCGCTGGCTCGGCGTGCAGACCATGTACGCGGCCTTCCGCGCCGCGGACCGCCGCGAGGCCACGTCCCGTACGACCGCCACGGACCGCATCGCGACCGTCGCGAACCGCCTCTCGGGCCGCTGA
- a CDS encoding alcohol dehydrogenase zinc-binding domain-containing protein (NADPH:quinone reductase and related Zn-dependent oxidoreductases [Energyproduction and conversion / General function prediction only]; COG0604;~PFAM: Alcohol dehydrogenase zinc-binding domain protein; Alcohol dehydrogenase GroES domain protein; KEGG: sgr:SGR_4037 putative dehydrogenase;~Possible enoyl reductase; cd08244;~alcohol dehydrogenase zinc-binding domain-containing protein [Streptomyces sp. SirexAA- E];~identified by MetaGeneAnnotator; putative;~putative NAD(P) binding site [chemical binding]): MHAIRLHAFGPAGNLTYEEIPDPVPGPGQARVRVAAAGVHLIDTALREGKRGPFPALPELPTVPGREIAGTVDALGAGTDPSWLGRRVVAHLGTAPGGYAELAVTDADRLHDLPGHLGEAEAIAMVGTGRTTLGILRFTTLGPDSVVLVTAAAGGIGTLLVQYAKNAGATVVGLAGGPDKTARVRANGADLAVDYLRTDWAEEVRTYLDDRVGRRATVVFDSVGGTTGRAAVGLLARGGQHLVFGWSSAGADDGEPLVFTEDELAERGITSEVVVGPAMLQRAGGDFRRLELAALAAAAADGTLRPAVHSFPLKDAAAAHHALETRGTTGKVVLVP, translated from the coding sequence ATGCACGCCATCCGCCTCCACGCCTTCGGCCCGGCCGGGAACCTGACGTACGAGGAGATCCCGGACCCCGTGCCCGGCCCCGGCCAGGCACGCGTCAGGGTCGCGGCCGCCGGCGTCCACCTCATCGACACCGCGCTGCGCGAGGGCAAGCGGGGCCCCTTCCCGGCCCTGCCGGAGCTGCCCACCGTGCCCGGCCGCGAGATCGCCGGCACCGTCGACGCGCTCGGCGCCGGCACCGATCCGTCCTGGCTCGGCCGGCGGGTCGTCGCCCATCTCGGGACGGCACCCGGGGGGTACGCGGAACTCGCCGTCACCGACGCCGACCGGCTGCACGACCTGCCCGGCCACCTGGGCGAGGCGGAGGCCATCGCCATGGTCGGCACGGGCCGCACCACCCTCGGCATCCTGCGGTTCACCACGCTCGGCCCGGACTCGGTCGTGCTCGTCACGGCCGCGGCGGGCGGCATCGGCACGCTGCTCGTGCAGTACGCGAAGAACGCCGGCGCCACCGTCGTCGGCCTCGCCGGCGGCCCGGACAAGACCGCCCGGGTACGCGCCAACGGCGCCGACCTCGCCGTCGACTACCTGCGCACCGACTGGGCGGAGGAGGTCCGTACGTACCTCGACGACCGCGTCGGACGGCGGGCCACCGTCGTCTTCGACTCGGTCGGCGGCACCACCGGCCGCGCCGCCGTCGGCCTCCTCGCGCGGGGCGGGCAGCACCTCGTCTTCGGCTGGTCCTCCGCGGGCGCGGACGACGGCGAACCGCTCGTCTTCACCGAGGACGAACTCGCCGAGCGCGGCATCACCTCGGAGGTCGTCGTCGGCCCGGCCATGCTCCAGAGGGCCGGCGGCGACTTCCGCCGCCTCGAACTCGCCGCGCTCGCCGCCGCCGCCGCCGACGGCACCCTCCGGCCCGCCGTCCACTCCTTCCCCCTCAAGGACGCGGCGGCCGCCCACCACGCCCTCGAGACCCGCGGCACGACCGGCAAGGTCGTCCTCGTCCCGTGA
- a CDS encoding short-chain dehydrogenase/reductase SDR (3-ketoacyl-(acyl-carrier-protein) reductase; Validated; PRK05653;~NAD(P) binding site [chemical binding];~PFAM: short-chain dehydrogenase/reductase SDR; KEGG: sro:Sros_4393 short-chain dehydrogenase/reductase SDR;~classical (c) SDRs; cd05233;~identified by MetaGeneAnnotator; putative;~short-chain dehydrogenase/reductase SDR [Frankia sp. EuI1c]), with amino-acid sequence MSGTYPDLNGKVVLVTGGSRGIGARTAAAFAAQGAKVCVVGRDAKALDGVVERITGDGGTATRAVADVTDAAAVEEARRHTESLLGPVDVLAAFAGGQGLPVPTVELTERRWREVLDSDLTSVFLTVRAFLPGMVERGSGSVITMSSAAGRQPSQANLAYGVANAGVVMLTRHLATEAGPRGVRVNCLAPSAILTETTEARMPAGVRDKIAALHPLNRMGVPEDVVAAALFLASDSASWLTGLTVDVAGGRVTN; translated from the coding sequence ATGTCCGGTACCTATCCCGATCTGAACGGCAAGGTCGTCCTCGTCACCGGCGGATCGCGCGGCATCGGCGCCCGGACCGCGGCCGCCTTCGCGGCCCAGGGCGCCAAGGTCTGCGTCGTCGGACGGGACGCGAAAGCCCTGGACGGCGTCGTCGAGCGCATCACCGGCGACGGCGGTACGGCGACCCGCGCGGTCGCCGACGTCACCGACGCCGCGGCGGTGGAGGAGGCGCGCCGGCACACCGAGTCCCTGCTCGGCCCGGTCGACGTCCTCGCCGCCTTCGCCGGAGGCCAGGGACTCCCCGTCCCGACCGTCGAACTGACCGAGCGGCGCTGGCGCGAGGTCCTCGACTCGGACCTCACGTCGGTGTTCCTCACCGTCCGGGCCTTCCTGCCCGGCATGGTCGAACGCGGCAGCGGTTCGGTCATCACGATGTCCTCGGCCGCCGGCCGCCAGCCGAGCCAGGCCAATCTCGCCTACGGCGTCGCCAACGCGGGCGTGGTGATGCTCACCCGCCATCTGGCCACGGAGGCCGGACCGCGCGGGGTCCGCGTCAACTGCCTGGCGCCCTCGGCCATCCTGACCGAGACCACGGAGGCCCGGATGCCCGCCGGCGTCCGGGACAAGATCGCCGCCCTGCACCCGCTGAACCGCATGGGCGTGCCGGAGGACGTCGTCGCCGCCGCCCTGTTCCTGGCGTCCGACTCCGCCTCCTGGCTCACCGGGCTGACGGTCGACGTCGCGGGCGGCCGCGTCACCAACTGA
- a CDS encoding hypothetical protein (identified by MetaGeneAnnotator; putative;~predicted protein [Streptomyces sp. C]), with protein MDKDIQQRFERITAFVEARLTPLFDPENGSDHGFGMDDTSRSLRALRYTVQAASAVSGLLEKRESAPELRQVVDQALEHNWDVLRSIARMWEDHPDFLKEFKGHSWDVLGI; from the coding sequence ATGGACAAGGACATTCAGCAGCGGTTCGAGCGCATCACCGCTTTCGTCGAGGCGCGGCTCACCCCGCTGTTCGACCCCGAGAACGGCAGCGACCACGGGTTCGGGATGGACGACACGTCGCGTTCGCTGCGGGCGCTGCGCTACACGGTGCAGGCGGCGTCGGCGGTGAGCGGGCTGCTGGAGAAGCGCGAGTCGGCGCCGGAGCTGCGGCAGGTCGTGGACCAGGCGCTGGAGCACAACTGGGACGTGCTGCGCTCCATCGCCCGGATGTGGGAGGACCACCCCGACTTCCTGAAGGAGTTCAAGGGGCACTCCTGGGACGTGCTGGGGATCTGA
- a CDS encoding hypothetical protein (identified by MetaGeneAnnotator; putative;~sequence version:1), with product MAVAPAPHLPAASARRPQSGPPLLAPVLAFVALTVAYVVVNRSTPHPDASGLDVLRYADGHGTAIRLGAFLLLASAVPLVLCAAVLYRRLRALGITAPGSAITLAGGVLAGGALVTSALFTWSGGRLPADAPVSLARALADLSFLSGGPGYAVMYALLAAGVSVTGLLAGLLPKALSWGGLLIAAAGMLSSLTLLADGFAYLLPVVRFGGAVWLVCVAALLPRTRRRTPQSYGQEPDPAVS from the coding sequence ATGGCTGTTGCCCCCGCACCTCACCTCCCCGCGGCGAGCGCGCGCCGCCCTCAGTCCGGGCCGCCGCTGCTGGCCCCCGTCCTGGCGTTCGTGGCGCTGACCGTCGCGTACGTGGTCGTGAACCGTTCCACCCCGCATCCCGACGCCTCCGGCCTCGACGTCCTGCGCTACGCCGACGGCCACGGCACCGCGATCAGGCTGGGAGCCTTCCTGCTGCTCGCCTCCGCCGTGCCGCTGGTGCTGTGCGCCGCCGTGCTCTACCGGCGGCTGCGGGCCCTCGGCATCACCGCCCCCGGCTCGGCGATCACGCTGGCCGGGGGCGTGCTCGCCGGCGGCGCGCTGGTCACGAGCGCGCTGTTCACCTGGAGCGGCGGACGGCTGCCGGCGGACGCCCCGGTCTCCCTCGCCCGCGCGCTCGCCGACCTGTCGTTCCTGTCCGGCGGCCCCGGCTACGCGGTGATGTACGCGCTGCTGGCCGCCGGCGTGTCGGTCACGGGCCTGCTGGCCGGCCTGCTGCCGAAGGCGCTGAGCTGGGGCGGGCTGCTGATCGCCGCCGCCGGGATGCTCTCCTCGCTGACCCTGCTGGCCGACGGCTTCGCCTATCTGCTGCCCGTCGTCCGCTTCGGTGGCGCCGTCTGGCTGGTGTGCGTCGCGGCGCTCCTGCCGCGCACCCGCCGCCGTACGCCGCAGTCGTACGGGCAGGAGCCGGACCCCGCCGTGTCCTGA
- a CDS encoding oxidoreductase (Phytoene dehydrogenase and related proteins [Secondarymetabolites biosynthesis,transport, and catabolism];~identified by MetaGeneAnnotator; putative;~oxidoreductase [Streptomyces scabiei 87.22]) produces MRTNRNITIVGGGFAGLTAAVTAAEAGADVVLYEAHHTLGGRARTAEGPYLTNEGPHAIYRGGPHWTWLRQRGLLGPLAPLRALDAAGLRFHHKGALRRTPPLGFLRQSFRKAETAPVDVDFRTWATGLAGPAAAEAAAAYSGVAVYHHDPGALSARFVQERLHRGSSVPAEAHFIQGGWGRLVDRMAARARELGVRVETSARVDALPTGPGTGPVIVATTLPAAARLLGDPTLTWESGRTVLFDLALRTRKGDPFAISDLDAPGWLERFTTQDPTLAPAGEQLVQAQLPIGPEQTRADGVAHAERLLDLGFPGWRERAVWRREAVSNGRTGAVDRPGTTWRDRPAIDRGDGVYLVGDQVAAPGVLAEVSFTSAVEAVSLALRTRASVATATATATSTSTATSTAAVLRPPLDLKRG; encoded by the coding sequence ATGCGGACCAACCGGAACATCACCATCGTCGGCGGCGGCTTCGCCGGACTCACCGCGGCCGTGACCGCCGCCGAGGCGGGCGCCGACGTCGTCCTGTACGAGGCCCACCACACGCTCGGCGGCCGGGCCCGTACCGCCGAGGGCCCGTATCTGACCAACGAGGGCCCGCACGCGATCTACCGCGGCGGCCCGCACTGGACCTGGCTCCGGCAGCGCGGACTGCTCGGCCCGCTCGCGCCGCTGCGCGCCCTCGACGCGGCGGGGCTCCGCTTCCATCACAAGGGCGCGCTCCGCCGGACGCCGCCGCTCGGTTTCCTGCGGCAGAGCTTCCGCAAGGCCGAGACGGCCCCGGTCGACGTCGACTTCCGCACCTGGGCGACCGGGCTCGCCGGGCCGGCCGCGGCCGAGGCGGCGGCCGCGTACAGCGGGGTCGCGGTCTACCACCACGACCCCGGCGCGCTGTCGGCCCGCTTCGTACAGGAGCGGCTGCACCGGGGCTCGTCGGTCCCCGCCGAGGCGCACTTCATCCAGGGCGGCTGGGGACGGCTCGTCGACCGGATGGCGGCACGGGCGCGGGAGCTGGGGGTACGCGTCGAGACCTCGGCCCGCGTCGATGCCCTGCCCACCGGCCCCGGCACGGGACCCGTGATCGTGGCCACCACCCTGCCCGCCGCCGCCCGGCTGCTCGGCGACCCCACCCTGACCTGGGAATCGGGGCGGACCGTCCTGTTCGACCTGGCCCTGCGCACCCGTAAGGGCGACCCGTTCGCGATCTCCGACCTCGACGCGCCGGGCTGGCTGGAGCGCTTCACCACCCAGGACCCGACCCTCGCGCCCGCCGGCGAACAGCTCGTCCAGGCGCAGCTGCCGATCGGCCCGGAGCAGACCAGGGCCGACGGCGTCGCGCACGCCGAACGCCTCCTCGACCTGGGCTTCCCCGGCTGGCGCGAGCGCGCGGTGTGGCGGCGCGAGGCGGTGTCGAACGGCCGTACGGGCGCGGTCGACCGCCCCGGCACCACCTGGCGCGACCGGCCGGCCATCGACCGGGGCGACGGGGTGTACCTGGTGGGCGACCAGGTCGCGGCCCCGGGCGTGCTCGCGGAGGTGTCGTTCACGAGCGCGGTGGAGGCGGTGTCCCTGGCACTGCGCACTCGCGCCTCCGTCGCCACCGCCACCGCCACCGCCACCTCCACCTCCACTGCTACCTCCACCGCTGCCGTGCTCCGGCCGCCGCTTGACCTCAAGCGCGGTTGA
- a CDS encoding pentapeptide repeat protein (Pentapeptide repeat protein [Streptomyces fulvissimus DSM40593];~Pentapeptide repeats (9 copies); pfam13599;~UniProt-pubmed:11572948; UniProt-pubmed:21463507; UniProt-pubmed:18375553; UniProt-pubmed:20581206; UniProt-pubmed:12000953; UniProt-pubmed:20064060; UniProt-pubmed:21551298;~identified by MetaGeneAnnotator; putative), whose translation MAPARLPEVRLPPLAPYEGGLEPDGDYDGLELAGVDLTGQDGAGARFLDCALRGCALDGARLPAARFLDSVLDGVRGVGTDLAGAQLRDVEIAEARLGGTQLHGAVFERVWIRGGKADFPNLRAARLKDVVFDGCVLNEPDFAGAVLERVEFRDCVLIGADFSGVRMKDVDLRTVRRLEIARGVDALAGAVISPTQLLDLAPVFAAHLGVRVTD comes from the coding sequence GTGGCCCCGGCGCGGCTGCCGGAGGTCCGGCTGCCGCCGCTCGCGCCGTACGAGGGCGGTCTGGAGCCGGACGGGGACTACGACGGTCTGGAGCTGGCCGGCGTCGATCTGACCGGGCAGGACGGGGCGGGGGCCCGGTTCCTGGACTGCGCGCTGCGCGGCTGCGCGCTCGACGGGGCGCGGCTGCCGGCGGCGCGGTTCCTCGACTCGGTGCTCGACGGCGTACGGGGGGTCGGCACCGATCTGGCCGGGGCGCAGCTGCGGGACGTGGAGATCGCGGAGGCGCGGCTCGGCGGCACGCAGCTGCACGGGGCGGTGTTCGAGCGGGTGTGGATACGGGGCGGGAAGGCGGACTTCCCGAATCTGCGGGCGGCGCGGCTGAAGGACGTCGTCTTCGACGGCTGCGTGCTGAACGAGCCGGACTTCGCGGGCGCCGTGCTCGAACGGGTGGAGTTCCGGGACTGCGTGCTGATCGGGGCCGACTTCAGCGGGGTGCGGATGAAAGACGTCGACCTGCGGACGGTCCGGCGCCTGGAGATCGCGCGCGGGGTGGACGCGCTGGCCGGCGCGGTGATCTCCCCGACGCAACTGCTGGATCTGGCACCGGTGTTCGCCGCGCACCTGGGGGTGCGCGTCACCGACTGA